One genomic region from Pirellulales bacterium encodes:
- a CDS encoding glycoside hydrolase family 15 protein — translation MHIEDYALIGDCHTAALVGRDGSIDWLCLPRFDAGACFAALLGTPENGCWKMAPVANVRSTRRRYRPGTLILETDFETDEGAATIIDFMPPRAREPNLVRIVQGRRGRIAMRTELTIRFDYGSIVPWVRRTPTGIEAIAGPDSIYIDTDVELRGENLHTVGEFTVQEGQQQCFVLLWHPSNEKRSQPRDAKCCCDDTQKWWEDWTANFNYSGPHQDLVLRSLITLKALTYAPTGGIVAAPTTSLPEFIGGVRNWDYRFCWLRDATFTLYAFMQAGYTEEAADWCNWLLRAVAGSPAQMNIMYGLAGERRLTEIELKWLPGYEQSAPVRIGNAAWNQFQLDVFGEICDVLHVARRTGIKQEKNVWAVQRELGEYLETHWHDPDEGIWEVRGPRQHFVHSKVMAWVAFDRLVKAVERYHTEGPVDKWRQIRDEIHHEVCRHGFNPERNSFVQAYGNSELDASLLMMPLVGFLPPTDSRVQSTIAAIQRELTTDGFVARYRRNSTLGKLPPGQGVFLPCSFWLVDALNAMERRDEAIALFERLAKLTNDVGLISEEFDPAAKRFLGNFPQAFTHVALANSAFNLWKPSGPAKHRQEA, via the coding sequence ATGCACATCGAAGATTACGCTTTGATTGGCGATTGTCACACTGCTGCATTGGTCGGACGCGACGGCTCGATCGATTGGCTCTGCTTACCACGCTTCGATGCAGGTGCTTGTTTTGCGGCGCTATTGGGTACGCCCGAAAATGGTTGTTGGAAAATGGCGCCAGTCGCGAATGTCCGCAGCACCCGGCGACGGTATCGGCCCGGAACCTTGATCTTAGAGACCGACTTCGAAACTGACGAGGGCGCCGCCACGATCATCGACTTCATGCCGCCGCGAGCGCGTGAACCGAACCTAGTGCGGATTGTTCAGGGTCGTCGCGGCCGGATTGCCATGCGCACCGAATTGACCATCCGCTTCGATTACGGCTCCATTGTGCCTTGGGTTCGTCGCACGCCGACCGGCATTGAAGCCATCGCCGGGCCAGATTCAATTTACATCGACACCGATGTGGAATTACGCGGCGAGAATCTCCACACGGTCGGAGAATTCACCGTGCAGGAAGGTCAGCAGCAATGCTTCGTGTTGCTATGGCACCCTTCTAATGAAAAACGATCTCAACCTCGTGACGCCAAATGTTGCTGCGACGATACGCAAAAGTGGTGGGAAGATTGGACAGCGAATTTTAATTACAGCGGTCCGCATCAGGACCTGGTGCTGCGTTCGCTGATTACTTTAAAAGCCCTTACCTATGCGCCCACGGGCGGCATCGTCGCCGCGCCTACTACTTCGCTGCCGGAATTCATTGGCGGCGTTAGAAATTGGGATTACCGCTTTTGTTGGCTACGAGATGCCACGTTCACATTGTACGCGTTCATGCAGGCTGGCTACACAGAGGAAGCGGCAGACTGGTGTAATTGGCTTTTACGCGCCGTCGCCGGTAGTCCTGCGCAGATGAATATTATGTATGGACTGGCAGGTGAGCGGCGGCTTACAGAAATCGAACTAAAATGGTTGCCCGGCTACGAACAATCGGCCCCCGTGCGGATTGGCAATGCCGCTTGGAACCAATTTCAGTTGGACGTTTTTGGTGAAATTTGCGATGTGCTGCATGTTGCCCGGCGAACGGGAATCAAACAAGAAAAAAACGTTTGGGCCGTGCAGCGCGAACTCGGCGAATATCTCGAAACCCATTGGCATGACCCCGACGAAGGGATCTGGGAAGTACGCGGACCCCGGCAGCATTTCGTGCATTCCAAAGTCATGGCCTGGGTTGCTTTTGACCGCTTGGTGAAGGCGGTTGAACGTTACCACACGGAAGGCCCGGTAGATAAATGGCGGCAAATTCGCGATGAAATTCACCATGAAGTTTGCCGCCACGGCTTTAATCCTGAGCGAAACAGTTTTGTCCAGGCCTACGGCAACTCCGAATTAGATGCCAGTCTTTTGATGATGCCGCTGGTTGGGTTTTTGCCGCCGACCGATTCGCGAGTGCAGAGCACCATTGCGGCCATTCAGCGGGAATTGACAACCGACGGCTTTGTCGCCAGGTATCGACGCAACTCCACGCTGGGAAAACTGCCGCCCGGACAGGGAGTATTTCTGCCTTGCAGTTTCTGGTTGGTCGATGCTCTCAATGCTATGGAGCGGCGCGACGAGGCGATCGCACTGTTTGAACGACTGGCAAAATTAACCAACGACGTGGGCTTAATATCGGAAGAATTTGATCCCGCGGCAAAACGCTTTTTGGGCAATTTTCCGCAAGCTTTTACGCATGTCGCCTTGGCGAATTCCGCGTTTAACTTATGGAAGCCAAGCGGACCTGCAAAACACCGGCAGGAAGCGTAG
- a CDS encoding alpha-L-fucosidase gives MSSRLTSGLFMVVAAVTLFVEIGTTIGADDTGSPQSDQTKQSSKKESASAKSKRASAKDTDSDDVAAEHATIGAETKSNNFPHTTNPDAQWYPKAGLGLFIHWGLASVKAMNISWPMIPGRPLAQHPVTDPAERERIVRESDFNLSGKPPKLTPDDYWSVAPDFNPQQYDPDKWLKAAKAAGFEYAVLTAKHHEGFALWPSAYGDFNTKNYMGGRDLVKEYVEACRRNGLKVGIYFSGPDWHFDRDYMSFLYHSNQNSWMPSLGPDLKPRTTQKSPEEIAEHQKKFAELVRGQIEELLTNYGRIDLIWFDGKPNIPNADKVISIDRIRELQPQIVINPRLHGHGDFVTYERKLGTDKPVAGWAELCDTWTTSWSHQEVPFRSNAYHLGQLAKCRSLGINYLLGVGPTKDGIFVDDIYKNMAVVGDWMAKNGPSVKESTPLPSGETASVPATARQNVRYLFAIPKFRGDKQYDSDMLLPGTVVLELKGAPHPTAVKLMGDGSALEYDYADDKLSVTLPVEKRSKLVDVVEVELPN, from the coding sequence ATGTCCTCAAGATTAACGTCCGGATTATTCATGGTGGTCGCTGCAGTTACACTCTTTGTCGAGATAGGTACTACAATCGGTGCGGACGATACCGGTTCCCCGCAATCTGATCAGACCAAACAATCGTCGAAAAAGGAATCCGCAAGCGCAAAAAGCAAACGGGCTTCAGCAAAGGATACCGATTCCGACGACGTGGCAGCCGAACACGCCACGATCGGGGCTGAAACGAAATCTAACAACTTTCCGCACACTACGAACCCAGATGCGCAGTGGTATCCAAAGGCCGGGCTGGGGTTGTTCATTCACTGGGGATTAGCTTCGGTCAAGGCAATGAACATTTCCTGGCCAATGATTCCCGGCAGACCGTTAGCTCAGCATCCGGTGACCGATCCGGCAGAACGCGAACGAATTGTCCGCGAATCAGATTTCAATCTGTCCGGCAAGCCGCCGAAGCTTACTCCTGACGATTACTGGTCGGTAGCGCCGGACTTCAATCCACAGCAGTATGATCCCGACAAATGGCTGAAAGCAGCCAAGGCAGCCGGCTTTGAGTACGCCGTGCTCACGGCTAAGCATCACGAAGGTTTCGCGCTGTGGCCCAGTGCCTACGGCGACTTCAACACCAAAAATTACATGGGGGGCCGCGATTTAGTAAAAGAGTATGTGGAGGCGTGTCGCCGCAATGGGTTGAAGGTAGGCATATATTTTTCCGGTCCTGATTGGCACTTTGATCGCGATTACATGAGCTTTTTGTATCACTCCAACCAAAACTCTTGGATGCCGTCGCTCGGCCCAGATTTAAAGCCACGCACGACGCAAAAATCGCCCGAGGAAATCGCCGAGCACCAAAAAAAGTTTGCTGAATTGGTCCGCGGACAAATCGAAGAATTGCTGACAAACTACGGGCGCATCGATTTAATTTGGTTTGACGGCAAGCCGAACATTCCCAACGCCGACAAAGTAATTAGCATTGACCGCATTCGAGAATTACAGCCACAGATTGTGATTAACCCCCGCTTACATGGGCATGGCGATTTTGTCACGTACGAACGCAAATTAGGTACCGATAAGCCAGTCGCCGGTTGGGCGGAGTTATGTGACACCTGGACCACCAGTTGGTCACACCAGGAAGTTCCCTTCCGCTCCAATGCGTATCATTTGGGACAATTGGCGAAGTGCCGGTCGTTAGGCATCAACTATTTGCTCGGCGTCGGCCCGACAAAAGACGGAATTTTCGTGGACGACATTTACAAAAACATGGCTGTGGTAGGCGATTGGATGGCGAAAAATGGTCCCTCGGTGAAAGAGTCCACACCGTTGCCAAGTGGCGAAACTGCTTCAGTCCCCGCCACCGCCCGACAGAATGTGCGCTATCTGTTTGCGATTCCCAAATTCCGCGGCGACAAACAGTATGACTCAGATATGCTGCTGCCAGGAACCGTGGTATTGGAGCTGAAAGGCGCTCCGCACCCAACCGCGGTTAAGCTCATGGGCGATGGTAGTGCGCTAGAGTACGATTACGCCGACGATAAGTTGTCGGTAACGCTGCCTGTCGAAAAACGCAGCAAGCTAGTCGATGTGGTTGAGGTCGAATTGCCCAATTAG
- a CDS encoding tyrosine-type recombinase/integrase: MGSSLTELEVSMPRPSKRWFRSQTGWWMCTFHGKKRKLAQGKENLKQARQRFHQLMALDEESFTDDSSVGSICRAFLRWSKRHHAPDTYRNHRFYVGGFRKKYGRKPVARLTKNNVTKWVDLHEWNDTSEYNARRSVFRAFSWAVEEDLLAENPLKGLKRFKPAPRQRAMTEQEYRTMLTRRGPFRILLFSLWNTGARPSELRRLKWSEVKADRLVLPVHKTVRHTKKPRVIQLNTAMCRLFRFLRCRATSEYVFLNKKRKPWTCNAVRMTVARLKKKHKLAKDLCIYLARHTFGTNAILHGVDLATTAELMGHSSLEMVQKVYCHLADQKTHLRNAVEKVTLSPTS; encoded by the coding sequence GTGGGTAGTTCACTCACTGAATTGGAGGTATCTATGCCACGGCCCAGTAAACGTTGGTTCCGCAGCCAGACCGGCTGGTGGATGTGTACGTTTCACGGAAAGAAGCGGAAACTTGCTCAGGGGAAAGAGAATCTCAAGCAAGCCCGCCAGCGGTTTCATCAGCTCATGGCACTGGACGAGGAATCCTTCACGGATGATTCCTCGGTCGGTTCGATTTGCAGGGCGTTCCTGCGGTGGTCCAAGAGGCATCATGCTCCGGATACCTACCGGAATCACCGTTTCTACGTGGGAGGTTTCCGAAAGAAGTACGGCCGAAAGCCAGTCGCGCGGCTCACTAAAAATAACGTGACGAAATGGGTTGATTTGCATGAATGGAATGACACGAGCGAATACAACGCACGCCGGTCGGTCTTTCGGGCTTTCAGTTGGGCAGTTGAAGAAGATTTGCTTGCCGAAAATCCATTGAAGGGATTGAAGCGATTTAAGCCGGCCCCGAGACAACGTGCGATGACGGAGCAAGAATATCGGACGATGCTTACCAGACGTGGGCCGTTCCGGATTCTGCTGTTCAGTTTGTGGAATACCGGCGCCCGCCCTTCCGAGCTTCGCAGATTGAAGTGGAGCGAAGTGAAAGCTGATCGGTTGGTTCTTCCCGTGCATAAAACCGTCCGCCATACGAAGAAACCAAGAGTCATCCAATTGAATACGGCCATGTGCCGGCTGTTTCGGTTCCTTCGCTGTCGGGCCACATCCGAGTACGTCTTTCTGAATAAAAAAAGAAAGCCGTGGACGTGTAACGCGGTCCGGATGACAGTCGCTAGGTTGAAGAAAAAACACAAACTCGCGAAAGACCTCTGTATCTATCTCGCCCGCCACACGTTCGGAACGAACGCCATCCTGCACGGCGTGGACTTGGCAACGACAGCGGAATTGATGGGCCAT
- a CDS encoding SOS response-associated peptidase — protein sequence MCGRFTLRERLNDLLREFAAEVRSEPFELFERYNVCPTNRIAVIRQSNNGRELSTVQWGFVPSWAKDAKLCPINAVSETIATKPMFRSAIKKRRCLVLADGFYEWKKIPKKIKGDSPWLFQVKGGEPFAFAGIWERWGESLESCAILTTTPNTLMAPIHDRLPVILSPGDYDAWLDPAMNDPDKLTYLYEPFPASEMTMTRVSVYVNKAGNEGEACLEPNTT from the coding sequence ATGTGTGGCCGATTTACACTCAGAGAGCGACTAAACGACCTTCTGCGGGAATTCGCTGCGGAGGTTCGGAGCGAGCCATTTGAGCTATTCGAGCGGTACAATGTCTGCCCAACAAATCGAATTGCAGTGATTCGTCAGAGCAATAACGGCCGCGAACTGTCGACAGTGCAATGGGGCTTCGTGCCATCGTGGGCCAAAGACGCCAAACTCTGCCCGATCAATGCGGTAAGCGAAACAATCGCCACAAAACCAATGTTCCGCAGTGCAATTAAAAAACGTCGCTGCTTAGTACTCGCAGACGGCTTCTACGAATGGAAAAAGATACCCAAGAAAATTAAGGGCGACTCGCCGTGGCTGTTCCAGGTGAAGGGCGGCGAACCGTTCGCGTTTGCCGGCATTTGGGAACGGTGGGGAGAATCGTTGGAATCGTGCGCGATTCTTACGACTACGCCGAATACCCTTATGGCCCCGATTCACGACAGGTTGCCAGTCATTTTATCGCCTGGCGACTACGATGCCTGGCTTGATCCGGCAATGAATGATCCAGACAAACTCACCTATCTGTATGAGCCATTCCCAGCCAGCGAAATGACCATGACGCGGGTTAGTGTTTATGTGAATAAGGCAGGGAACGAAGGCGAAGCGTGCTTGGAACCAAACACCACCTAG
- a CDS encoding thiolase family protein → MTNDVFIVGRARTPLGALSGVLSTVPAPQLGAICIEAALQRASVSPHKVDEVIMGNVVSAGIGQNPARQASLKAGLSPTVGATTINKVCGSGLKAAMLGAQAIQLGESQFIVAGGMESMSLAPYLLTHARAGYRLGNGVLIDSMLHDGLRDAYSDKLMGIYGDQCAAKFHFTRQEQDDFAIRSYRRAQRAISEGVFDDEIIPVPVVAKKGATLVTQDEEPARLDEVKLRALKPAFDPHGTITAANSSSINDGAAALVLASVSACKSFSCSPLARIVGSATFSQEPEWFTTAPIGAIQKLLAQLNWTVPDVDLFEINEAFAAVAMAAAKELNIPGDKLNIYGGAIALGHPIGASGARILVTLLTALQRTGKRRGIAALCLGGGEAVALAVEAMNR, encoded by the coding sequence ATGACGAACGATGTTTTCATTGTCGGACGGGCGCGAACTCCCCTTGGAGCATTAAGTGGTGTGCTGTCGACGGTACCGGCGCCGCAATTAGGTGCAATCTGTATCGAAGCGGCACTACAACGTGCTTCTGTATCGCCCCACAAGGTAGATGAAGTCATTATGGGGAATGTGGTTAGTGCCGGTATAGGGCAGAATCCGGCGCGGCAGGCGTCACTTAAGGCAGGATTGTCCCCGACCGTGGGCGCTACCACGATCAACAAGGTTTGCGGTTCTGGCTTGAAGGCGGCGATGCTGGGAGCTCAGGCCATTCAATTGGGGGAATCGCAATTTATTGTCGCTGGCGGCATGGAAAGTATGAGCTTGGCCCCTTATTTGTTGACCCATGCCCGAGCAGGTTATCGACTTGGAAATGGGGTATTGATCGATTCGATGCTGCACGACGGCTTGCGCGACGCTTACAGCGACAAATTGATGGGCATTTATGGTGATCAATGTGCGGCGAAGTTCCATTTCACACGGCAAGAGCAAGACGATTTTGCGATTCGTAGCTATCGCCGTGCGCAGCGGGCAATTTCTGAAGGTGTATTCGACGATGAAATTATTCCAGTCCCGGTGGTTGCCAAGAAAGGCGCCACGTTAGTTACCCAAGACGAGGAGCCCGCGCGCCTTGATGAAGTAAAATTACGTGCCCTGAAACCAGCCTTTGATCCGCACGGAACGATTACTGCGGCAAACTCCTCCAGCATCAATGATGGCGCCGCGGCGCTAGTGTTGGCGTCTGTTAGCGCGTGTAAATCTTTTAGTTGCAGTCCGCTGGCTAGAATTGTCGGCTCAGCGACGTTCAGCCAGGAACCGGAATGGTTTACTACGGCGCCGATTGGGGCGATTCAAAAGTTGCTCGCACAGCTGAATTGGACTGTGCCTGACGTCGACCTGTTTGAAATTAACGAGGCGTTTGCCGCCGTGGCCATGGCCGCCGCTAAAGAATTGAACATTCCCGGCGATAAACTCAATATTTATGGCGGAGCGATCGCGTTAGGTCACCCCATTGGTGCCAGCGGAGCCCGAATTTTGGTGACGTTGCTTACGGCGTTACAGCGCACCGGCAAAAGACGCGGCATTGCTGCACTCTGCCTGGGCGGCGGCGAAGCTGTGGCGCTGGCGGTCGAGGCGATGAACCGTTGA
- a CDS encoding nucleotidyltransferase gives MNVHAADVDVRRLQRRILEETALPVTIGVSKTRSLAKLASDNAKPFGCWTATSDEQIADLLHDRPVDEITGIAKRSSRKLALCGITTCAEFAHADRRLIRKLLTKTGESLWWELNGQPVTPISTTRLPHKILSRGGSVGKASNDAGYCEGWIVRNVERLIEALDYHLVYTEQVVLAVEFKDASDAGRRASLPSATADYGQIASATLGMWKEIWHGQTLAYMHVIADRLSTRRCFQRGLFDQPTTQQQAVADAKRQINGRIGRFALRSGATLPLTQLYNDPANNYEVCDIQGKSCF, from the coding sequence TTGAATGTCCACGCCGCCGACGTCGATGTACGACGATTACAGCGGCGCATTCTGGAAGAAACGGCCCTACCGGTCACGATTGGAGTGTCTAAAACGCGCTCACTCGCCAAACTGGCTAGTGACAATGCCAAGCCATTCGGCTGCTGGACGGCAACGAGTGACGAGCAGATTGCCGATTTGTTACATGATCGGCCGGTAGATGAAATCACAGGTATTGCCAAGCGAAGTAGCCGAAAGCTAGCTCTTTGCGGTATCACAACGTGTGCCGAATTTGCACATGCTGACCGCCGTTTGATTCGTAAATTGCTCACTAAGACGGGCGAGAGTTTGTGGTGGGAATTGAACGGCCAACCGGTTACGCCGATTAGCACCACCCGGTTGCCGCACAAGATTCTTAGCCGTGGCGGGAGTGTCGGCAAAGCCAGCAACGATGCGGGCTACTGTGAAGGATGGATAGTTCGCAACGTAGAGCGACTAATTGAAGCCCTTGATTATCACTTGGTTTACACAGAGCAAGTAGTTCTTGCGGTCGAATTCAAAGACGCCAGCGACGCCGGGCGTCGGGCCAGCCTGCCATCAGCCACGGCGGACTATGGGCAAATCGCCTCGGCCACGCTCGGCATGTGGAAGGAAATCTGGCACGGCCAAACTCTGGCTTATATGCACGTCATTGCCGATCGGTTATCGACCCGCCGCTGTTTTCAGCGTGGGCTATTCGACCAGCCGACAACGCAACAGCAGGCCGTCGCTGACGCCAAACGGCAAATCAATGGGCGGATCGGACGGTTTGCATTGCGAAGTGGTGCGACATTGCCTCTGACGCAGTTATACAACGATCCGGCCAATAATTACGAAGTGTGCGATATACAAGGAAAATCGTGTTTCTAG